One window from the genome of Pseudomonas sp. L5B5 encodes:
- a CDS encoding cystathionine gamma-synthase family protein: MNKKPERTGLENPGTATRVVWGGEQVRHPYNATQTPIVASAAYGYDDIDQWYDVALGKAPGFIYSRMSNPTVETLEAKLRDLESAESAVAFSSGMAAISGVLYSFLRHGQRVVSTKDSYGGTNKIFEEFLPRMGVAVTLCETFDQQQIEAEIAKGCDLLYLETPTNPTLKIVDIQRLVAAAKQVGALVVADNTFATPLNQNPLALGVDVVIHSATKFLSGHGDVLGGVACGSEALMSQVRHYREINGASLDPFSAYLIIRGIKTLALRMRQQQHSAAQLAQFLLNEPLVEAVNYPGLPSHPNHAVACAQMRGFGAIVSFVLVGGMDSVKLLLPRLRYAHCAGNLGAVETIYGPARTTSHVENTLEERQALGISEGLVRISVGIEDTDDLLADLQQAFAWLRQSLKQNAAPGGASSLDARAEVAH; encoded by the coding sequence ATGAATAAAAAACCTGAACGCACAGGGCTGGAAAACCCCGGGACCGCTACTCGGGTGGTCTGGGGCGGAGAGCAGGTCCGTCACCCCTACAACGCCACGCAAACGCCGATTGTCGCCAGTGCCGCCTATGGCTACGACGACATTGACCAGTGGTACGACGTGGCCCTGGGCAAGGCCCCGGGCTTTATCTACAGCCGCATGAGCAACCCCACGGTGGAAACCCTGGAGGCCAAGCTGCGGGACCTGGAAAGTGCCGAATCGGCGGTGGCCTTCAGCAGCGGCATGGCGGCCATCAGCGGCGTGCTCTACAGCTTCCTGCGCCACGGCCAGCGGGTGGTGTCGACCAAGGACAGCTACGGTGGCACCAACAAGATCTTCGAGGAATTCCTGCCGCGCATGGGCGTGGCCGTCACCCTCTGCGAAACCTTCGACCAGCAGCAGATCGAGGCCGAGATCGCCAAGGGCTGCGACCTGCTGTACCTGGAGACCCCGACCAACCCGACCCTGAAGATCGTCGACATCCAGCGCCTGGTCGCCGCGGCGAAGCAGGTCGGCGCCCTGGTGGTGGCGGACAACACCTTTGCCACGCCGCTGAACCAGAACCCCCTGGCGCTGGGCGTGGATGTGGTGATCCACAGCGCCACCAAGTTCCTCAGCGGCCACGGCGATGTGCTCGGTGGCGTGGCCTGCGGCAGCGAAGCGCTGATGAGCCAGGTGCGTCACTACCGGGAAATCAACGGTGCCAGCCTCGATCCGTTCTCGGCCTACCTGATCATCCGCGGGATCAAGACCCTGGCCCTGCGCATGCGCCAGCAACAGCACAGCGCCGCGCAACTGGCGCAGTTCCTGCTCAACGAGCCGCTGGTGGAGGCGGTGAACTACCCGGGCCTGCCCAGCCATCCGAACCACGCCGTGGCCTGTGCGCAGATGCGCGGTTTCGGCGCCATCGTCAGCTTCGTCCTGGTGGGTGGCATGGACAGCGTCAAGCTGCTGTTGCCGCGCCTGCGCTATGCCCACTGCGCCGGCAACCTGGGCGCGGTGGAAACCATCTACGGTCCGGCACGCACCACCAGCCATGTCGAAAACACCCTGGAAGAGCGCCAGGCCCTGGGTATTTCCGAAGGGCTGGTGCGGATCTCGGTAGGCATCGAAGACACCGATGACCTGCTGGCGGACCTGCAGCAGGCCTTCGCCTGGCTGCGCCAATCCCTCAAGCAGAACGCGGCCCCCGGCGGCGCCTCTTCCCTGGATGCCCGGGCCGAGGTCGCCCACTGA
- a CDS encoding amino acid permease, translating to MSQQEQQTDLRGGFKQEMQTRHIVMLALGGVIGTGLFLTSGYTVNQAGPLGAVIAYIIGALMVYLVMMCLGELAVQMPETGSFSTYATRFLGPGTGYTVAWLYWLTWTVAIGSEFTAAGILMARWFPETPVWIWSALFAMVVFLSNVVSVRLFAETEFWLSLVKVITVLAFLAVGGGAILGLLHIDQAHSIGLSNFTREGLFPTGFMPIAMTLLAVAFAFSGTELIGIAAGETRDPQRNVPRAIRTTVLRLAIFFVGTIFVLATLLPREQAGLVESPFVTVFTYIGIPYSADIMNFVIISALLSAANSGLYAASRMLWTLSDQGHLPKQFSVLTRMGTPLNAIIVSMAGGAASLLSSVFAPDTIYLALVSISGLAVVVVWMSIAASQIAFRRHFVANGGDVRDLKFRVRGYPWVPLGALLCCALACVGIGFDPEQRVALYFGLPFIAWCYFVYYITRSSRQRRLSLAALARPSDALQG from the coding sequence ATGTCCCAACAAGAACAACAGACCGACTTGCGCGGCGGCTTCAAGCAAGAAATGCAGACCCGGCACATTGTCATGCTCGCCCTCGGCGGGGTGATCGGCACCGGGCTGTTCCTCACCTCCGGCTACACGGTGAACCAGGCCGGCCCGCTGGGCGCGGTGATTGCCTATATCATCGGTGCGCTGATGGTGTACCTGGTGATGATGTGCCTCGGCGAGCTGGCGGTGCAGATGCCCGAGACCGGTTCCTTCAGCACCTACGCCACACGTTTTCTCGGCCCTGGCACCGGCTACACCGTGGCCTGGCTGTACTGGCTGACCTGGACCGTGGCCATCGGCTCGGAATTCACCGCCGCCGGGATCCTCATGGCCCGCTGGTTCCCCGAAACCCCGGTGTGGATCTGGAGCGCGCTGTTCGCCATGGTGGTGTTTTTGTCCAACGTGGTGTCGGTGCGGCTGTTCGCCGAGACCGAGTTCTGGCTGTCGCTGGTCAAGGTGATCACCGTGCTGGCGTTTCTGGCAGTGGGCGGCGGGGCGATTCTCGGTCTCTTGCACATCGACCAGGCCCACAGCATCGGCCTGAGCAACTTCACCCGCGAGGGGCTGTTTCCCACCGGCTTCATGCCGATCGCCATGACCCTGCTTGCAGTGGCGTTCGCCTTCTCCGGCACCGAACTGATCGGCATCGCCGCCGGCGAAACCCGCGACCCGCAACGCAACGTACCGCGGGCGATCCGCACCACAGTGCTGCGCCTGGCGATCTTCTTCGTCGGTACCATCTTCGTCCTCGCCACCCTGTTGCCCCGGGAGCAGGCGGGGCTGGTGGAAAGTCCGTTCGTCACGGTGTTCACCTACATCGGCATTCCGTACTCGGCGGACATCATGAACTTCGTGATCATCAGTGCGCTGCTGTCCGCCGCCAACTCCGGGCTGTACGCCGCCTCGCGGATGCTCTGGACCCTGAGCGACCAGGGCCACCTGCCCAAGCAGTTCTCGGTCCTGACCCGCATGGGCACGCCGCTCAACGCGATCATCGTGAGCATGGCCGGCGGTGCGGCTTCCCTGCTCAGCAGCGTGTTTGCCCCGGACACCATCTACCTGGCCCTGGTGTCGATTTCCGGGCTAGCGGTGGTGGTGGTGTGGATGAGCATCGCCGCCAGCCAGATCGCCTTTCGCCGGCACTTCGTGGCCAACGGCGGTGATGTGCGCGACTTGAAATTCCGTGTTCGTGGCTACCCCTGGGTGCCGCTGGGGGCGCTGTTGTGCTGCGCCCTGGCCTGTGTCGGCATCGGCTTCGACCCCGAGCAGCGCGTGGCCCTGTACTTCGGCCTGCCCTTCATCGCCTGGTGCTACTTCGTGTATTACATTACCCGCAGTAGCCGCCAGCGGCGCCTGTCCCTGGCAGCGCTGGCACGGCCCTCCGATGCCCTGCAGGGTTGA
- a CDS encoding LysR substrate-binding domain-containing protein, giving the protein MKQKSLPPLNWLRAFEVSARCLNFTHAAEELFLTQGAVSQQIRQLESHLGVALFKRLPRGLDLTEEGRSYLPVVQDAITRLAVGTNEIFGQHKRRPIKVRGSLAFFVHWLAPKLADFQHRHPLVDIRYISNIWVKELDGEDDLEIRWGHGHWPGLVAQRLTWDTLFPVCAPALLDRAPLEVPADLARHPLLHVLGYEEGWGYWLQRSGAEQVDSSRGMQFDTLISTLRMAELGLGVALARSSMVDQMLADGRLLEPFSQRIEASESFYLVRGAGADPHPDALEFSTWLVEQAHRHK; this is encoded by the coding sequence ATGAAGCAGAAAAGCTTGCCCCCGCTGAACTGGCTGCGCGCGTTCGAGGTGTCCGCCCGTTGCCTTAATTTCACCCACGCCGCCGAGGAGCTGTTCCTCACCCAGGGTGCGGTGAGCCAGCAGATCCGCCAGCTGGAAAGCCACCTCGGGGTGGCGCTGTTCAAGCGCCTGCCCCGGGGCTTGGACCTGACCGAAGAGGGTCGTTCCTACCTGCCCGTGGTGCAGGACGCCATTACCCGGCTGGCGGTGGGCACCAACGAAATCTTCGGCCAGCACAAGCGCCGGCCGATCAAGGTGCGCGGCAGCCTGGCGTTTTTCGTCCACTGGCTGGCGCCCAAGCTGGCGGATTTTCAGCACAGGCACCCGCTGGTGGATATCCGCTACATCAGCAATATCTGGGTCAAGGAACTGGACGGCGAAGACGACCTGGAAATTCGCTGGGGTCATGGCCACTGGCCGGGGCTGGTGGCCCAGCGGCTGACCTGGGACACGCTGTTCCCGGTGTGCGCCCCGGCCTTGCTGGACAGGGCGCCGCTCGAGGTACCGGCGGACCTGGCCCGGCATCCGCTGCTGCATGTGCTGGGCTACGAAGAGGGCTGGGGCTACTGGTTGCAGCGCTCTGGCGCCGAGCAGGTGGATTCGTCCCGGGGGATGCAGTTCGACACCCTGATCTCTACCTTGCGCATGGCCGAACTGGGCCTGGGCGTGGCCCTGGCGCGCTCCTCCATGGTCGACCAGATGCTCGCCGATGGGCGTTTGCTGGAGCCCTTCAGCCAGCGCATCGAAGCCAGCGAATCCTTTTACCTGGTGCGTGGTGCCGGGGCCGATCCACACCCCGATGCGCTGGAATTTTCCACCTGGCTGGTGGAACAGGCCCATCGCCATAAATGA
- the thrC gene encoding threonine synthase encodes MRYVSTRSTTVQVDFESVVVSGVAADGGLYVPAELPRFSPQEIANWSTLDYPELAFRVLSPFVGECLPEADFKALLCRAYSGFGHRAVAPLRQIDRNEWVLELFHGPTGSAKDFAARLQAQLVGYFLQRRQRRGVLVGASNGDTALAAIDAFKDCPQTQVLVFYPQHGVPEQQGQQLQAAHNPGLWRFAVQGSFDDCQTLVGRLLRQWPLAEREVIGFNSSNWVGVMAQLVLYFHAVLQLGGGQRPIGFSVPAASFAEVYAGYIVQKMGLPITQMIVATNRNDALHQLFLKNRYCRAPASQSLSPAMDLSLFANLERFVWELYGHDPQAVAGLMQRFEDSGEMSLGNEFWLQARMIIDSYSVSDEETGKEISSLYRDTGYIIDPHAAIGVLAARLYRRSLVAPMVTLGEIAPAKSARLLASLGIPGLAPQPLAAPYTAQWQALAADDFAAVVHCLKAL; translated from the coding sequence ATGCGTTATGTGAGTACCCGCAGTACCACCGTGCAGGTGGATTTCGAAAGCGTGGTGGTGTCTGGCGTGGCCGCCGATGGCGGGCTGTACGTGCCCGCCGAGCTGCCACGTTTCAGCCCCCAGGAGATCGCCAATTGGTCGACCCTGGATTACCCCGAACTGGCCTTCCGGGTGCTCAGCCCCTTTGTGGGCGAGTGCCTGCCCGAGGCGGATTTCAAGGCCTTGCTCTGCCGCGCCTACAGCGGCTTTGGCCACCGCGCGGTGGCGCCCCTGCGACAGATCGACCGCAACGAATGGGTGCTGGAACTGTTCCATGGCCCCACTGGCTCGGCCAAGGATTTTGCCGCGCGGTTGCAGGCGCAACTGGTGGGCTATTTCCTCCAGCGCCGACAGCGCCGCGGGGTGCTGGTGGGGGCCAGCAACGGCGATACCGCGCTGGCGGCCATCGACGCCTTCAAGGACTGTCCGCAGACCCAGGTGCTGGTGTTCTATCCGCAGCACGGCGTGCCCGAGCAGCAAGGGCAGCAGTTGCAGGCCGCGCACAACCCCGGGCTGTGGCGCTTTGCCGTGCAGGGCAGCTTCGACGACTGCCAGACCCTGGTGGGTCGCTTGCTGCGCCAGTGGCCCCTGGCGGAGCGTGAGGTGATCGGCTTCAACTCCAGCAACTGGGTCGGGGTCATGGCCCAACTGGTGCTGTATTTCCATGCCGTGCTGCAACTGGGGGGTGGCCAGCGGCCCATCGGTTTCAGCGTTCCGGCGGCGAGCTTCGCCGAGGTCTATGCCGGCTATATCGTGCAGAAAATGGGCCTTCCCATCACCCAGATGATTGTCGCCACCAACCGCAATGACGCCCTGCATCAGCTTTTTTTGAAGAATCGCTATTGCCGCGCCCCGGCCAGCCAGAGCCTGTCGCCGGCCATGGACCTGTCGCTGTTCGCCAACCTGGAGCGTTTTGTCTGGGAGCTGTATGGCCATGACCCGCAAGCGGTGGCGGGCCTGATGCAGCGCTTCGAAGACAGCGGCGAGATGAGCCTGGGCAACGAGTTCTGGCTGCAGGCACGGATGATCATCGACTCCTATTCGGTGAGCGATGAAGAAACCGGCAAGGAGATCAGCAGCCTCTATCGCGATACCGGCTACATCATCGACCCGCATGCCGCCATCGGCGTCCTGGCGGCGCGCCTGTACCGCCGCAGCCTGGTGGCGCCCATGGTCACCCTGGGGGAAATCGCACCGGCCAAGTCGGCGCGTCTGCTGGCTTCCCTGGGCATTCCCGGGCTGGCGCCTCAGCCGCTCGCGGCGCCTTACACGGCGCAGTGGCAGGCACTGGCGGCGGATGATTTTGCCGCCGTAGTGCACTGCCTGAAGGCACTGTGA
- a CDS encoding Lrp/AsnC family transcriptional regulator: protein MKRILDPLDERIIAELTRNARAAHAELAAKVNLSRNAVRQRIERLERDGAIQGYTIRVGEGRGAHTRINALIFVYRYDRMRGADVLQALRAMPEIVQCEVLSGEFDVLVRVSAATAERVHRVWNEIAALPGVENTVTSFVLSSVA, encoded by the coding sequence ATGAAGCGGATTCTGGATCCACTGGACGAGCGCATCATCGCCGAGCTGACCCGCAATGCCCGGGCGGCCCATGCCGAGCTGGCGGCCAAGGTCAACCTGTCGCGCAACGCGGTGCGCCAGCGCATCGAGCGCCTGGAGCGCGACGGTGCGATCCAGGGCTACACCATCCGGGTGGGCGAGGGGCGTGGGGCGCACACCCGGATCAATGCGCTGATCTTCGTCTACCGCTACGACCGCATGCGCGGTGCCGATGTATTGCAGGCGCTGCGCGCGATGCCGGAGATCGTCCAGTGCGAAGTGCTCAGCGGCGAGTTCGATGTGCTGGTGCGGGTCAGCGCGGCGACGGCTGAGCGGGTGCATCGGGTGTGGAATGAAATCGCCGCCTTGCCCGGGGTGGAAAACACCGTGACGTCCTTTGTCTTGTCCTCGGTGGCCTGA
- a CDS encoding homoserine dehydrogenase yields the protein MTEYNIALVGFGGVNRALAQLIAERNQAWKKQLGFSLKIVGISDLFLGSIVAPQGLDAGLLSKLPATKGALAQLPGGQVEALNEQVIKDSGADIIAEATFTNPVDGEPASTFCRWALERGKHVVTTNKGPIALHGAELKALAQRNQAAFEYEGAVMSGTPVIRMAKQSLAGSGLLGFEGILNGTSNFVLTRMEAGLGFAEAVAEAQALGYAEADPSADVEGFDVRLKVVILANELLGAQLTVNDVACRGISGLTAQDLAQARAEGACWKLVGSARRLADGSLQASVEPCLLAQEHPLAGISGAINALSFNTELLGAVTVSGPGAGRIETAFALLSDIIHIHQSRSAR from the coding sequence ATGACTGAATACAACATCGCCCTGGTGGGCTTCGGCGGGGTCAACCGAGCCCTGGCGCAACTGATTGCCGAGCGCAATCAGGCGTGGAAAAAACAACTGGGTTTCAGCTTGAAGATCGTTGGCATCAGCGATCTGTTCCTGGGTTCCATCGTCGCTCCCCAGGGGCTGGATGCCGGTCTGCTGAGCAAGCTGCCGGCAACCAAGGGCGCCTTGGCGCAACTGCCGGGCGGCCAGGTGGAGGCGCTCAACGAACAGGTGATCAAGGACTCCGGCGCCGACATCATCGCCGAGGCTACCTTCACCAATCCGGTGGACGGCGAGCCGGCCAGCACCTTCTGCCGCTGGGCCCTGGAGCGGGGCAAGCATGTGGTAACCACCAACAAGGGCCCCATTGCCCTGCACGGCGCCGAGCTCAAGGCCCTGGCCCAGCGCAATCAGGCGGCGTTCGAGTACGAAGGCGCGGTGATGAGCGGCACCCCGGTGATCCGCATGGCCAAGCAGTCCCTGGCCGGCAGTGGGCTGCTGGGTTTCGAAGGCATCCTCAACGGCACGTCCAACTTTGTGCTGACCCGAATGGAAGCCGGCCTGGGCTTTGCCGAAGCGGTGGCCGAGGCCCAGGCCCTGGGGTACGCCGAGGCCGATCCGAGCGCGGATGTCGAAGGCTTCGATGTGCGCCTGAAGGTGGTGATCCTGGCCAACGAACTCTTGGGTGCACAGTTGACGGTCAATGACGTTGCCTGTCGCGGGATCTCCGGCCTGACGGCCCAGGACTTGGCCCAGGCCCGTGCCGAGGGCGCGTGTTGGAAGCTGGTCGGTTCCGCCCGGCGTCTTGCCGACGGCTCCCTGCAGGCCAGTGTCGAGCCGTGCCTGTTGGCGCAGGAGCATCCGCTGGCAGGTATCTCCGGGGCGATCAATGCGCTGTCGTTCAACACCGAGCTGTTGGGGGCGGTGACGGTTTCCGGTCCGGGCGCCGGGCGCATCGAGACGGCCTTTGCCTTGCTCTCGGACATCATCCATATCCACCAGTCGCGCTCGGCTCGCTAG
- a CDS encoding aldehyde dehydrogenase family protein, translated as MNLSRLVPVADTIEVRSPFDGRVIGSVPRTDASAVPYLLQQAREGVQACAALPRFQRARILEQAALNIERDAEHFARLIVDEAGKTLKQAQKEVKRCVNTLKLSAEEAKRNAGEVLPFDAYEGSQNRQGWFSREPLGLILAITPYNDPLNLVAHKLGPAIAGGNGVILKPSELAPLSAIKLVGYLCDAGLPASVVTLATGGADLGRALVEAREVRMVSFTGGFVTGEQIARSAGLKKLAMDLGGNAPVIVMADCDLAATVESCVSGAFWAAGQNCIGTQRLLVQAPIYEAFREAFVRLARTQVSGDPLASSTDIGPMISLQAAQRAQATVDEALQQGARLLCGHQRQGSCYAATVLENVDHHSRLWQDEVFAPVVVLQPFDDLDQAIALANQPEYSLHAGIFTNDLRIAMDAARRIEAGGVMINDSSDYRFDAMPFGGFKYGSLGREGVRFAYEEMTQPKVICLNRLG; from the coding sequence ATGAATCTGTCTCGCCTGGTGCCTGTCGCCGATACGATTGAAGTGCGCAGCCCCTTTGATGGACGGGTCATCGGCAGCGTGCCGCGCACCGATGCCAGCGCCGTGCCCTACCTGTTGCAGCAGGCCCGCGAGGGCGTGCAGGCCTGCGCGGCGCTGCCGCGTTTCCAGCGGGCGCGGATTCTCGAGCAGGCGGCCCTGAACATTGAACGTGACGCCGAACACTTCGCCCGGTTGATCGTCGATGAGGCGGGCAAGACCCTGAAACAGGCGCAGAAGGAGGTCAAGCGCTGCGTCAATACCCTCAAGCTGTCGGCCGAAGAGGCCAAGCGCAATGCCGGTGAGGTACTGCCCTTCGACGCTTACGAAGGCTCGCAAAACCGCCAGGGCTGGTTCTCTCGCGAGCCCCTGGGGCTGATCCTGGCGATCACGCCTTACAACGATCCGTTGAACCTGGTGGCGCACAAGCTTGGTCCGGCGATTGCTGGCGGCAACGGGGTGATTCTCAAGCCTTCGGAGCTGGCGCCGCTGTCGGCGATCAAGCTGGTGGGGTACCTGTGCGATGCCGGCCTGCCAGCGTCGGTGGTGACCCTGGCCACCGGTGGCGCGGATTTGGGCAGGGCCCTGGTGGAGGCCCGCGAGGTGCGCATGGTGTCGTTCACCGGGGGCTTCGTCACCGGCGAGCAGATCGCCCGCAGCGCCGGGTTGAAGAAGCTGGCCATGGACCTGGGCGGCAACGCGCCGGTAATCGTGATGGCCGACTGCGACCTGGCGGCGACGGTGGAAAGCTGCGTGTCCGGGGCCTTCTGGGCGGCGGGGCAGAACTGCATCGGCACCCAGCGCCTGTTGGTCCAGGCCCCGATCTATGAGGCGTTTCGCGAGGCTTTTGTCCGTCTTGCCCGTACTCAGGTCAGTGGCGACCCGCTGGCCAGCAGCACGGACATCGGACCGATGATCAGCCTGCAGGCGGCGCAGCGCGCCCAGGCGACGGTGGACGAAGCCCTGCAGCAAGGCGCGCGGCTGCTGTGCGGGCACCAGCGCCAGGGTTCCTGCTACGCCGCCACGGTGCTGGAGAACGTCGACCACCACAGTCGCCTGTGGCAGGACGAGGTCTTTGCGCCAGTGGTGGTCTTGCAACCGTTCGACGACCTGGACCAGGCCATCGCCCTGGCCAACCAGCCGGAGTACAGCCTGCATGCGGGAATCTTCACCAACGATCTGCGTATCGCCATGGATGCCGCACGGCGCATCGAGGCGGGTGGGGTGATGATCAACGACTCTTCCGACTACCGTTTCGATGCCATGCCCTTTGGTGGCTTCAAGTACGGCAGCCTGGGGCGCGAAGGGGTGCGTTTTGCCTATGAGGAAATGACCCAGCCCAAGGTGATCTGCTTGAACCGCCTCGGCTGA
- a CDS encoding TPM domain-containing protein: protein MIKVWLQQGRGLWLALFLGLLLPALVHAEEAPPGLVKVPLDRRVIDLTATLDSATQERMVHKLEALEQRRGAQIAVMLVPNLGQQSIEALGNQLFRAWKLGRKGVDDGILLLVAKNDRKVRIEVGYGLEPVVTDLLAGQIIAQDLAPAFRQGDFAGGIDRALDDLILLVDGGLLPKPAGLPEPAELAVPLEAYALLLAFIFGSVAGVMLAAGWNWRRVLGGAVVLIAVLVGAVGGHEWLAQLFLVPLCMLIGGATFAGLWQARGVFYGVLGLLLYIGLLTLVSQYLGSLTFLYGLAWPAGVLLVLGGHWLLYWMMRNSWRRSPRGFLWRFAVLLTLVLLMGLGVDAWQAAQRWLTVVPFAYFLSFILFAVGSGFRWSSGGGSSGGGHSSSGGGFSGGGGSSGGGGASGSW, encoded by the coding sequence ATGATCAAAGTGTGGTTGCAACAAGGGCGTGGCCTGTGGCTCGCGCTGTTTCTCGGGCTGCTGTTGCCGGCCCTGGTGCACGCCGAGGAAGCGCCGCCGGGGCTGGTGAAGGTGCCCCTGGACCGGCGGGTGATCGACCTGACCGCGACCTTGGATAGCGCCACCCAGGAGCGGATGGTGCACAAGCTGGAGGCGCTGGAGCAGCGCCGCGGCGCGCAGATCGCGGTGATGCTGGTGCCCAACCTGGGCCAGCAGAGCATCGAGGCGTTGGGCAACCAGCTGTTTCGTGCCTGGAAGCTGGGGCGCAAGGGCGTAGACGACGGCATCCTGCTGCTGGTGGCGAAGAACGACCGCAAGGTGCGGATCGAGGTCGGCTATGGCCTGGAGCCGGTGGTCACCGACCTGCTGGCCGGGCAGATCATCGCCCAAGACCTGGCCCCGGCCTTTCGTCAGGGCGACTTTGCCGGCGGTATCGACCGTGCCCTGGACGACCTGATCCTGCTGGTGGACGGGGGCTTGTTGCCCAAGCCTGCGGGGCTGCCGGAGCCTGCGGAGCTGGCGGTGCCACTGGAAGCCTATGCCTTGCTGCTGGCGTTCATTTTCGGCTCGGTGGCGGGGGTGATGCTGGCTGCCGGCTGGAACTGGCGCCGGGTACTGGGGGGCGCAGTGGTGCTGATAGCGGTGCTGGTGGGAGCCGTGGGCGGCCATGAGTGGCTGGCGCAGTTGTTCCTGGTGCCGTTGTGCATGTTGATCGGCGGTGCGACCTTCGCCGGACTGTGGCAGGCACGAGGGGTGTTCTACGGGGTGCTGGGACTGCTGCTGTACATCGGCCTGCTGACCCTGGTCAGCCAGTATCTGGGCAGTCTGACTTTCCTCTATGGCCTGGCCTGGCCAGCGGGGGTGCTACTGGTGCTGGGCGGCCATTGGCTGCTGTACTGGATGATGCGCAACAGCTGGCGCAGGAGCCCTCGGGGCTTTTTGTGGCGCTTTGCCGTGCTGCTGACGCTGGTCCTGCTGATGGGCCTGGGCGTGGATGCCTGGCAGGCGGCCCAGCGTTGGCTGACGGTAGTGCCGTTCGCCTATTTCCTGAGTTTCATACTGTTTGCCGTCGGCAGTGGCTTTCGCTGGAGCAGCGGCGGTGGCAGCAGCGGTGGTGGCCACTCAAGCTCGGGGGGCGGTTTCTCCGGGGGCGGCGGTTCCAGTGGCGGTGGCGGGGCGTCGGGCAGTTGGTGA